One window of Marmota flaviventris isolate mMarFla1 chromosome 5, mMarFla1.hap1, whole genome shotgun sequence genomic DNA carries:
- the LOC114078759 gene encoding olfactory receptor 2W3-like codes for MDRTNGSTQGHFVLLGFSDRPHLERVLFVVILVAYLLTLVGNSTIILVSRLDSRLQTPMYFFLTHLSFLDLSFTTSSIPQLLHNLSGCDKTISYVGCVVQLFLFLGLGGVECLLLAVMAYDRFVAVCKPLHYMTIMHPQLCLGLVSVAWGCGMANSLIMSPMTLWLPRCGHNKVDHFLCEMPALIRLACISTAAVEGIAFILAVGIVLSPLVFILVSYGHIVRAVFRIQSSSGRHRIFNTCGSHLTVVSLFYGNIIYMYMQPGHSSSQDQGKFLTLFYNIVTPLLNPLIYTLRNKEVKGALRRLLLGNISLGKNL; via the coding sequence ATGGATAGGACCAACGGCAGCACCCAGGGCCACTTCGTCCTCCTGGGTTTCTCTGACCGCCCCCACCTGGAGAGGGTCCTCTTTGTGGTTATCCTGGTAGCCTACCTGCTGACCCTGGTGGGCAACAGCACCATCATCCTGGTGTCTCGGCTGGACTCCCGGCTCCAGacgcccatgtacttcttcctcaccCACCTGTCCTTCCTGGACCTCAGCTTCACCACCAGCTCCATCCCCCAGCTGCTCCACAACCTGAGTGGCTGTGACAAGACCATCAGCTATGTGGGCTGCGTGGTCCAGCTCTTCCTGTTCCTGGGCCTGGGTGGAGTGGAGTGTCTGTTGCTGGCCGTCATGGCCTATGACAGGTTTGTGGCCGTCTGCAAGCCCCTGCACTACATGACTATTATGCATCCACAACTCTGCCTGGGCTTGGTGTCGGTGGCCTGGGGCTGTGGGATGGCCAATTCTTTGATCATGTCACCAATGACGTTGTGGCTACCTCGATGTGGGCACAACAAGGTGGACCACTTCCTGTGTGAGATGCCCGCGCTGATCCGGTTGGCCTGCATCAGCACTGCTGCTGTGGAGGGCATTGCCTTCATCCTGGCCGTGGGCATCGTGCTGTCTCCCCTGGTCTTCATCTTGGTCTCCTATGGCCACATCGTCAGGGCTGTGTTCAGAATCCAGTCGTCCTCAGGAAGACACAGAATCTTCAAcacctgtggctcccacctcACAGTGGTCTCCCTGTTCTACGGGAACATCATCTACATGTACATGCAGCCAGGACACAGCTCCTCCCAGGACCAGGGCAAGTTCCTCACCCTCTTCTACAACATCGTCACCCCCCTCCTGAACCCCCTGATCTACACCCTCAGAAACAAGGAGGTGAAGGGGGCACTGAGAAGGCTGCTGCTGGGAAATATAAGTTTAGGAAAGAATTTATAA